From Nymphaea colorata isolate Beijing-Zhang1983 chromosome 6, ASM883128v2, whole genome shotgun sequence, a single genomic window includes:
- the LOC116255386 gene encoding uncharacterized protein LOC116255386, translating into MSSGSKPPPANEAHRGRNEGQSHMHRQVEHADMSGHGNRDQQRSHDPYFSLAMEHMQKKILDPEWRNSIFQRSSSSASHPSIHEINIHNRFARSIARLNKLNSREPNPWTVRGTIAPCGHIALSPDRCFSCEMIAELPTPGLSKDWPVEK; encoded by the exons ATGTCGTCTGGAAGCAAGCCGCCGCCTGCCAACGAAGCCCACAGAGGTAGAAACGAAGGACAAAGCCACATGCATCGTCAAGTTGAACAC GCCGATATGTCAGGGCATGGAAATCGAGACCAGCAACGTAGTCATGACCCCTATTTTTCACTAGCCATGGAGCATATGCAGAAAAAGATTCTAGACCCTGAGTGGAGGAACTCAATATTTCAGCGTTCGTCATCCTCAGCCTCTCATCCCTCCATCCACGAAATCAATATCCACAATCGCTTTGCTAGAAGTATTGCG CGGCTGAATAAGCTCAACTCGCGTGAGCCTAATCCGTGGACGGTGAGAGGTACCATTGCACCGTGTGGCCATATTGCCCTGTCGCCGGACCGCTGCTTTTCCTGTGAGATGATCGCCGAATTACCAACGCCAGGGTTATCGAAAGATTGGCCTGTTGAAAAGTGA
- the LOC116255379 gene encoding triosephosphate isomerase, cytosolic has translation MGRKFFVGGNWKCNGTSDEVKKIVSTLNAAEVPSEEVVEVVVSPPFVFLPLVKGLLRADFSVAAQNCWVRKGGAFTGEISAEMLVNLGIPWVIVGHSERRLILNEANEFVGDKVAYALSQGLKVIACVGETLEQRESGSTMEVVAAQTKAIAEKVSNWDHVVIAYEPVWAIGTGKVATPAQAQEVHFELRKWLAANVNPAVAESTRIIYGGSVNGANCKELASQPDVDGFLVGGASLKPEFVDIIKSAETNKAA, from the exons ATGGGGCGCAAGTTCTTTGTCGGAGGCAACTGGAAATGC AATGGAACAAGCGATGAAGTCAAAAAGATTGTTTCCACACTTAATGCAGCTGAGGTGCCATCCGAGGAGGTTGTGG AGGTTGTGGTGAGCCCTCCATTTGTCTTTCTTCCCCTTGTAAAGGGCCTCCTGCGTGCTGATTTTTCTGTTGCTGCTCAGAACTGCTGGGTTAGAAAAGGAGGTGCCTTCACTGGTGAAATCAG TGCTGAAATGCTTGTGAATTTGGGAATCCCATGGGTTATTGTTGGCCATTCCGAAAGAAGACTCATCTTGAACGAGGCAAATGAG TTTGTTGGAGACAAAGTGGCTTATGCTCTTTCTCAAGGCTTGAAAGTGATTGCTTGTGTGGGAGAAACCCTTGAACAGAGAGAGTCTGGGTCCACAATGGAGGTTGTTGCTGCACAGACCAAGGCAATTGCAG AGAAAGTGTCAAACTGGGACCATGTTGTAATTGCTTATGAGCCTGTTTGGGCAATTGGCACTGGCAAAGTTGCAACACCTGCACAGGCACAAGAA GTGCATTTTGAGTTGAGGAAATGGCTGGCAGCAAATGTTAACCCTGCAGTTGCTGAATCCACAAGGATTATCTACGGTG GATCAGTTAATGGTGCAAACTGCAAGGAATTGGCATCCCAGCCTGATGTTGATGGCTTCCTGGTTGGCGGGGCATCGCTGAAG CCCGAGTTTGTTGACATCATCAAGTCTGCAGAAACCAATAAGGCGGCTTGA